The following are encoded together in the Gorilla gorilla gorilla isolate KB3781 chromosome 14, NHGRI_mGorGor1-v2.1_pri, whole genome shotgun sequence genome:
- the HMGB1 gene encoding high mobility group protein B1: MGKGDPKKPRGKMSSYAFFVQTCREEHKKKHPDASVNFSEFSKKCSERWKTMSAKEKGKFEDMAKADKARYEREMKTYIPPKGETKKKFKDPNAPKRPPSAFFLFCSEYRPKIKGEHPGLSIGDVAKKLGEMWNNTAADDKQPYEKKAAKLKEKYEKDIAAYRAKGKPDAAKKGVVKAEKSKKKKEEEEDEEDEEDEEEEEDEEDEDEEEDDDDE; the protein is encoded by the exons ATGGGCAAAGGAGATCCTAAGAAGCCGAGAGGCAAAATGTCATCATATGCATTTTTTGTGCAAACTTGTCGGGAGGAGCATAAGAAGAAGCACCCAGATGCTTCAGTCAACTTCTCAGAGTTTTCTAAGAAGTGCTCAGAGAGGTGGAAG aCCATGTCtgctaaagagaaaggaaaatttgaagATATGGCAAAGGCGGACAAGGCCCGttatgaaagagaaatgaaaacctatattCCTCCCAAAGGGGAGACAAAAAAGAAGTTCAAGGATCCCAATGCACCCAAGAGGCCTCC ttcggccttcttcctcttctgctcTGAGTATCGCCCAAAAATCAAAGGAGAACATCCTGGCCTGTCCATTGGTGATGTTGCGAAGAAACTGGGAGAGATGTGGAATAACACTGCTGCAGATGACAAGCAGCCTTATGAAAAGAAGGCTGCGAAGCTGAAGGAAAAATACGAAAAG GATATTGCTGCATATCGAGCTAAAGGAAAGCCTGATGCAGCAAAAAAGGGAGTTGTCAAGgctgaaaaaagcaagaaaaagaaggaagaggaggaagatgaggaagatgaagaggatgaggaggaggaggaagatgaagaagatgaagatgaagaagaagatgatgatgatgaataa